GGGACAATTACTCACCatattcaagatctctgctttctgTCAGTATCTCTGCCCAGAATATGAGATGGTTTGGCTAGTTTCACCTCTGTGGCGGGGGCTCTGGCAGGCAGGGATCGTGTTGATTTTATTTCAGCAGTTTTTACAGTGCAGGGTGTGGCGGGTTTTTATGCTTAGGCTTCTGTATAGTATTGAAAGACTCCAGATGGTGTGAGTGCGCCTGAAAGGTCGGCAGCTCACCTGTCCGCACCTGCCGGAGTCTCTGCGCCGCGTGCGGGAGCGCGGCCTGCTGCAGCAGGAGGAGTAGGGGCCTTCATACTGGCGATTGTTGGAGGATTCTGATGGGTTTTCTGTGTCAAAAACGGCAGAATCTGAACCTCCCGGAATCTGCACCAGAGAAGCTAACCGGCATTGAATGGAGCAAATTCTGCAATTCAAGGATCCCCAATCTATGGCGGATCTCCGCTGACATCCGTGTATCTATGGCGGATCTCCGCTGACATCCGTGTATCTATGGCGGATCTCCGCTGACATCCCTGTATCTATGGCGGATCTCCGCTGACATCCCTGTATCTATGGCGGATCTCCGCTGACATCCGTGTATCTATGGCGGACCTCCGCTGACATTTGTGTATCTATGGCGGACCTCCGCTGACATCCGTGTATCTATGGTGGACATCCGCTGACATCCGTGTATCTATGGCGGATCTCCGCTGACATCCGTGTATCTATGGCGGATCTCCGCTGACATCCGTGTATCTATGGCGGATCTCCGCTGACATCCGTGTATCTATGGCGGACCTCCGCTGACATCCGTGTATCTATGGCGGATGTCCGCTGACATCCGTGTATCTATGGCGGACATCCGCTGACATCCGTGTATCTATGGCAGATCTCCGCTGACATCCGTGTATCTATGGCGGATGTCCGCTGACATCCGTGTATCTATGGCGGACCTCCGCTGACATCCGTGTATCTATGGCGGACATCCGCTGACATCCGTGTATCTATGGCGGACATCCGCTGACATCCGTGTATCTATGGCAGATCTCCGCTGACATCCGTGTATCTATGGCGGATCTCCGCTGACATCCTTGTATCTATGGCGGATCTCAGCTGACATCCGTGTATCTATGGCGGATCTCAGCTGACATCCGTGTATCTATGGCGGATCTCCGCTGACATCCGTGTATCTATGGCGGATCTCAGCTGACATCCGTGTATCTATGGCGGACCTCCGCTGACATCCGTGTATCTATGGCGGATCTCTGCTGACATCCGTGTATCTATGGTGGACATCCGCTGACATCCGTGTATCTATGGCGGATCTCCGCTGACATccgtgtgcagcgtactcaagttaggtgtagaaatgttcctgggtgttgtagtgcaatagacactaacctgagacggctgactctctgcaagggcaggtgatgatgagaaatgttcatgacgccagtgccaattaaacggtggcacgccgtttgctgacagcaggaataactgaggaaccacgtgatgttaaagcagaactcaaactttagtagtcatcatatagggacaataacggaaacgcagttcctttgcagacagttgattttcaatacagttgatgcaggcaatatatgtatatatagcaaggtgactttagagtgttaaacacaggacttgcagtacaggagcttgcactctattcctgactgatcctggaacatagaaactcttctccaaggcccaatgcccgataccctagctctggcgtatatccttggttttataattatcaagtacctcctctgttgtcttgagtacctcttgcttttccttgactttgcctctgtctctctctcagcttcctcaggctctttaactgaggtgttcctgcttctgcatatatataaactcaggaggggaaccttctccttggatctggaacccggttacagggtctgcaataccctctcctggtctgcaggcttcaggcctggacttgactctgacatagtctaatctccaactgctgtagactgactttagactccctctcctttccctgactgggccttatataacctagggctccctagctccctctagtgactaagagctggaatgacacccctagcaggcctgtacatgcaagtgtcacagtaacagggaaatacatagcattaccttacattaaattttataaagacgacttataccaacttccccataaataagggggacgacagcacacaagtgacccttctgtagtgacgggtattacagtccccgtacactacacgtgTATCTATGGCGGATCTCCGCTGACAACCGTGTATCTATGGCGGATCTCCGCTGACAACCGTGTATCTATGGCGGACCTCCGCTGACATTCTCcagtattttattgtttttttgttcACACAGAGCTGTCAGTACTCAGACTAGAAGAGCAGCAGATAACGCTACAGCAGATACCGCAGACACTGGTACAATGAATAGTGACATATACAgcacagagagcagcaacaccACCTAAACTACAAGACCCAGAATCCCCCGGACTCTCTGACGTCATATGAGGGGCGGGGCTCCACGCTTCTGCCTCCGTCGCCGTAGCAACCGCTGCATTCTCGCGAGGTTTGCCTGCTTCCCCAAGATGGCGGAGTCCATAGAGGAGTTGTTGTCTGCGCTGACAGGACCCGGGGAGCCCCTGGAGGAGCTGAAGACCCTGAAGACGGCGGCGCTGGCCCTGCCCCTGAGCGTCCTGAGAGAGCGGGCCCCGGGGCTGCGGCTGGGCCCCATCTTCTCCCTCATGAACGACCGGGACACGTGAGTCAGTGGTGCCTGCGCCACAGGAtataatacacccccccccccacacacacacacagtactgcaccccccccccccccccacatagtacTGCGCCCCATCATACACCCCCCACACagtactgcaccccccccccccacatagtacTGCGCCCCATCATACACCCCCCACACAGTACtgcacaccccccccccacatagtacTGCACCCCCCACATAGTACTGCGCCCCATCATACACCCCCCACACagtactgcaccccccccccacatagtacTGCGCCCCATCATACACCCCCCACACAGTACTGCACACCCCCCCCCACATAGTACTGCACACCCCCCCCCACATAGTACTGCGCCCCATCATACACCCCTCACATAGTACTGCACCCCCCCCCACATAGTACTGCACCCCCCCCCACATAGTACTGCACCCCCCACATAGTACTGCGCCCCATCATACACCCCCCacacagtactccccccccccccccacatagtacTGCACCCCTCCACATAGTACTGCGCCCCATCATACACCCCCCACATAGTACTGTGCCCCATCATACACCCCCCACATAGTACTGCACCCCATTATACACCCCCCACATAGTACTGCACCCCATTATACACCCCCCACATAGTACTGCACCCCATTATACACCCCCCACATAGTACTGCACCCCATTATACACCCCCAATAGTACTGCACCCCATTATACACCCCCACATAGTACTGCACCCCATTATACACCCCCCACATAGTACTGCACCCCATTATACACCCCCAATAGTACTGCACCCCATTATACACCCCCAATAGTACTGCACCCCATTATACACCCCCCACATAGTACTGCACCCCTCCACATAGTACTGCACCCCATTATACACCCCCCACATAGTACTGCACCCCATTATACACCCCCAATAGTACTGCACCCAGGAtataatacacccccccccccccccccacacacagtactcccccccccccccccacatagtacTGCACCCCCCCACATAGTACTGCGCCCCATCATACACCCCCCACAcagtactgccccccccccccacatagtacTGCACCCCCCACATAGTACTGCGCCCCATCATACACCCCCCACACagtactgcaccccccccccacatagtacTGCACCCCTCCACATAGTACTGCGCCCCATCATACACCCCCCACATAGTACTGTGCCCCATCATACACCCCCCACATAGTACTGCACCCCATTATACACCCCCCACATAGTACTGCACCCCATTATACACCCCCCACATAGTACTGCACCCCATTATACACCCCCCACATAGTACTGCACCCCATTATACACCCCCCACATAGTACTGCACCCCATTATACACCCCCCACATAGTACTGCACCCCATTATACACCCCCAATAGTACTGCACCCCATTATACACCCCCAATAGTACTGCACCCCATTATACACCCCCCACATAGTACTGCACCCCTCCACATAGTACTGCACCCCATTATACACCCCCCACATAGTACTGCACCCCATTATACACCCCCAATAGTACTGCACCCCATTATACACCCCCCACATAGTACTGTGCCCCATCATACACCCCCCACATAGTACTGCACCCCATTATACACCCCCCACATAGTACTGCACCCCATTATACACCCCCAATAGTACTGCACCCCATCATACACCCCCCACATAGTACTGTGCCCCATCATACACCCCCCACATAGTACTGCACCCCATTATACACCCCCCACATAGTACTGCACCCCATTATACACCCCCCACATAGTACTGCACCCCATTATACACCCCCCACATAGTACTGCACCCCATTATACACCCCCAATAGTACTGCACCCCATTATACACCCCCACATAGTACTGCACCCCATTATACACCCCCCACATAGTACTGCACCCCATTATACACCCCCAATAGTACTGCACCCCATTATACACCCCCAATAGTACTGCACCCCATTATACACCCCCCACATAGTACTGCACCCCTCCACATAGTACTGCACCCCATTATACACCCCCCACATAGTACTGCACCCCATTATACACCCCCAATAGTACTGCACCCAGGatataataccccccccccccacacacagtactgcaccccccccccacatagtacTGCACCCCCCCACATAGTACTGCGCCCCATCATACACCCCCCACACagtactgcacccccccccccacatagtacTGCACCCCCCACATAGTACTGCGCCCCATCATACACCCCCCACACagtactgcacccccccccccacatagtacTGCACCCCTCCACATAGTACTGCACCCCTCCACATAGTACTGCACCCCATCATACACCCCCCACATAGTACTGTGCCCCATCATACACCCCCCACATAGTACTGCACCCCATTATACACCCCCCACATAGTACTGCACCCCATTATACACCCCCCACATAGTACTGCACCCCATTATACACCCCCCACATAGTACTGCACCCCATTATACACCCCCCACATAGTACTGCACCCCATTATACACCCCCCACATAGTACTGCACCCCATTATACACCCCCCACATAGTACTGCACCCCATTATACACCCCCAATAGTACTGCACCCCATTATACACCCCCAATAGTACTGCACCCCATTATACACCCCCCAATAGTACTGCATCCCATTATACACCCCCAATAGTACTGCACCCCATTATACACCCCCAATAGTACTGCACCCCATTATACACCCCCAATAGTACTGCACCCCATTATACACCCCCCACATAGTACTGCACCCCATTATACACCCCCCACATAGTACTGCACCCCATTATACACCCCCAATAGTACTGCACCCCATTATACACCCCCAATAGTACTGCACCCCATTATACACCCCCCACATAGTACTGCACCCCATTATACACCCCCCACATAGTACTGCACCCCATTATACACCCCCCACATAGTACTGCACCGCCCCCACAGTACTGCACCCCCCCACATAGTACTGCACCCCATTATACACCCCCCACATAGTACTGCGCCCCATTATACACCCCCCACATAGTACTGCGCCCCATTATACACCCCCCACATAGTACTGCACCCCATTATACACCCCCCACATAGTACTGCACCGCCCCCACAGTACTGCACCCCCCCACATAGTACTGCACCCCATTATACACCCCCCACATAGTACTGCGCCCCATTATACACCCCCCACATAGTACTGCACCCCATTATACACCCCCCACATAGTACTGCACCCCATTATACACCCCCCACATAGTACTGCACCCCATTATACACCCCCCACATAGTACTGCACCCCATTATACACCCCCCACATAGTACTGCACCGCCCCCACAGTACTGCACCCCCCCACATAGTACTGCACCCCATTATACACCCCCCACATAGTACTGCACCCCATTATACACCCCCCACATAGTACTGCACCCCATTATACACCCCCCACATAGTACTGCACCCCATTATACACCCCCCACATAGTACTGCACCCCATTATACACCCCCAATAGTACTGCGCCCCATTATACACCCCCCACAGTACTGCGCCCCATTATACACCCCCACATAGTACTGCACCCCATTATACACCCCCACATAGTACTGCACCCCATTATACACCCCCACATAGTACTGCACCCCATTATACACCCCCCATAGTACTGCGCCCCATTATACACCCCCACATAGTACTGCACCCCATTATACACCCCCACATAGTACTGCACCCCATTATACACCCCCACATAGTACTGCACCCCAATATACACCCCCACAGTACTGCGCCCCATTATACACCCCCCACATAGTACTGCGCCCCATTATACACCCCCACATAGTACTGCACCCCATTATACACCCCCCACAGTACTGCGCCCCATTATACACCCCCCACAGTACTGCACCCCCCACAGTACTGCGCCCCATTATACACCTGTCCACATATTTCTCACCTTGTCCCCTCCCCCAGGGAGCAGGTCACATTGTGTGTTGCGATTCTGGAGCGATTCCTTCAAGCCTCGGAGCCGCTTCACATCGCCCGGAATTATAAGGAAGAACTCCAGAGGGGGCTGTATCACCCGGAGGAGGGCGTGCGGCTGCTGGCTATATCACAGGTGAGGGGGTCTTACATCCAGGAGACTAGTGGGGGGAGGCGCTAAAATTCAGGGTGTTATTTAAGTTAAAACAATAGGGTGAACAGTGTGATGCGTTTCGTCAGCTTCCTGCACCTTCCTCATAAACCCCCAGGATGTTAACGCCGCCATCTGCTTTATGTTCACATATTGGCTGGACCTGACACGCCCGGCTGCTGTCTCCTTCTGTGTGTGGGTTCTTACACGCGAGGCGCGCTCCTCTGCTCTTCAGTCGGTTCTTACACGCGAGGCGCGCTCGTCTGCTCTTCGGTCGGTTCTTACACGCGAGGCGCGCTCCTCTGCTCTTCAGTCGGTTCTTACACACGAGGCGCGCTCCTCTGCTCTTCAGTCGGCTCTTACACGCGAGGCGCGCTCCTCTGCTCTTCAGTCGGTTCTTACACACGAGGCGCGCTCCTCTGCTCTTCAGTCGGTTCTTACACGCGAGGCGCGCTCCTCTGCTCTTCAGTCGGTTCTTACACGCGAGGCGCGCTCCTCTGCTCTTCAGTCGGTTCTTACACGCGAGGCGCGCTCCTCTGCTCTTCAGTCGGTTCTTACACGCGAGGCGCGCTCGTCTGCTCTTCAGTCGGCTCTTACACGCGAGGCGCGCTCGTCTGCTCTTCAGTCGGTTCTTACACGCGAGGCGCGCTCGTCTGCTCTTCAGTCGGTTCTTACACGCGAGGCGCGCTCGTCTGCTCTTCAGTCGGTTCTTACACGCGAGGCGCGCTCCTCTGCTCTTCAGTCGGCTCTTACACACGTGGCGCGCTCCTCTGCTCTTCAGTCGGCTCTTACACACGTGGCGCGCTCCTCTGCTCTTCAGTCGGTTCTTACCCGCGAGGCGCGCTCGTCTGCTCTTCAGTCGGTTCTTACCCGCGAGGCGCGCTCCTCTGCTCTTCAGTCGGCTCTTACTCCATATAGACAGCACAGTTATCATGTGGACCATTTGGCTCCGGCTGCAGAGGTCCAGCACTAATGAGTGTATTCATTGATTGTCATCACTGGTCTACTGTAGGGGGTGTTATCTGGGGATTCCTTACCAGGGAGTGAGTAGATGTATGTGCCTGGTGAGCCTTTTATATCTGGGGTTCGAGATGTCTTAGGGGTGAGCGGCGGGGTCCGGGATGTCTTAGGGGTGAGCGGCGGCGTCCGTGAAGTCTTAGGGGGGAGCGGCGGCGTCCGTGAAGTCTTAGGGGTGAGCGGCGGCGTCCGTGAAGTCTTAGGGGTGAGCGGCGGTGTCCGTGAAGTCTTAGGGGTGAGCGGCGGGGTCCGGGATGTCTTAGGGGCGAGCGGCGGCGTCCGGGAAGTCTTAGGGGCGAGCGGCGGCGTCCGGGAAGTCTTAGGGGTGAGCGGCGGCGTCCGGGAAGTCTTAGGGGTGAGCGGTGGGGTCCGGGATGTCTTAGGGGTGAGCGGCGGCGTCCGGGAAGTCTTAGGGGTGAGCGGTGGGGTCCGGGATGTCTTAGGGGTGAGCGGCGGCGTCCGGGAAGTCTTAGGGGTGAGCGGTGGCGTCCGGGATATCTTGCTTTATCATTCTTTTCCTTTGCAGGTTGGTAGAATTGCGGAAAGTTCGGAAGCCAGGACAGAAATATTGAACAATCTGGAATTACTGAAACAGCTGATTCTGTGCATCGGAGAAGACAAGATCGCTGTGGCGAAGGAGGTGAGCGGCGTAACCCAGGCGTCAGGCTGTTCGGTAGGGGGAGGGCATAGTTGTGAGCGCTGCGGCGTACATTCCTGCACACACCATACAGGAGCGGGGATTGCTGTGTGCAGTTCCTGTCATGGCGATCTCCTGACCGTAGGAAGTCTCGCAGGCATACATGAAGCGCCCTCTGTTGCTGCTGCTCCTCGGAGTGTATTACAAGATGTGTTTGCCCCACAGGCTGCCACGTCCCTCGCCAGGATTGCCCGGAGCGCACCCGGTGTCCAGCTGCTGTTCGGAGGCAACTTGTTAGCAGACCTGAGATCTGTCATGGCGGTCAGTGACGTCGTTCGTTACAGAGTCTATGAGGTGATTATAGCGCCTGCCTCGCCTAGTTCTGGCTGCTGacaccacccagctttcccccaGCCCTGTATGGCACTGCTCCCCTATCACTCTATGTATgttctggttgtcacccagctttccccgaGCCCTGTATGGCACTGCTCCCCTATCACTCTCTGTATgttctggttgtcacccagctttcccccaGCCCTGTATGGCACTGCTCCCCTATTACTCTATgttctggttgtcacccagctttcccccaGCCCTGTATGGCACTGCTCCCCTATCACTCTCTGTATgttctggttgtcacccagctttcccccaGCCCTGTATGGCACTGCTCCCCTATCACTCTATgttctggttgtcacccagctttcccccaGCCCTGTATGGCACTGCTCCCCTATCACTCTATGTAGgttctggttgtcacccagctttcccccagcactgtatggcactgctcCCCCTATCACTCTATGTATgttctggttgtcacccagctttcccccaGCCCTGTATGGCACTGCTCCCCTATCACTCTCTGTATgttctggttgtcacccagctttcccccaGCCCTGTATGGCACTGCTCCCCTATCACTCTATGTAGgttctggttgtcacccagctttcccccaGCCCTGTATGGCACTGCTCCCCTATCACTCTATGTATgttctggttgtcacccagctttcccccaGCCCTGTATGGCACTGCTCCCCTATCACTCTCTGTATgttctggttgtcacccagctttccccccAGCCCTGTATGGCACTGCTCCCCTATCACTCTATgttctggttgtcacccagctttcccccaGCCCTGTATGGCACTGCTCTCCTATCACTCTATgttctggttgtcacccagctttccccccAGCCCTGTACAGCACTGCACCCCTATCACTCTAGgttctggttgtcacccagctttcccccaGCCCTGTATGGCACTGCTCCCCTATCACTCTATgttctggttgtcacccagctttcccccaGCCCTGTATGGCACTGCTCCCCTATCACTCTATGTATgttctggttgtcacccagctttcccccaGCCCTGTATGGCACTGCTCCCCTATCACTCTATGTATgttctggttgtcacccagctttcccccaGCCCTGTATGGCACTGCTCCCCTATCACTCTATGTAGgttctggttgtcacccagctttcccccaGCCCTGTATGGCACTGCTCCCCTATCACTCTAGgttctggttgtcacccagctttcccccaGCCCTGTATGGCACTGCTCCCCTATCACTCTATGTATgttctggttgtcacccagctttcccccaGCCCTGTATGGCACTGCTCTCCTATCACTCTATgttctggttgtcacccagctttccccccAGCCCTGTACGGCACTGCACCCCTATCACTCTAGgttctggttgtcacccagctttcccccaGCCCTGTATGGCACTGCTCCCCTATCACTCTATgttctggttgtcacccagctttcccccaGCCCTGTATGGCACTGCTCCCCTATCACTCTCTGTATgttctggttgtcacccagctttcccccaGCCCTGTATGGCACTGCTCCCCTATCACTCTATGTTCTGGTTGTCACACAGCTTTCCCCCAGCCCTGTATGGCACTGCTCCCCTATCACTCTATGTATgttctggttgtcacccagctttcccccaGCCCTGTATGGCACTGCTCCCCTATCACTCTATGTATgttctggttgtcacccagctttcccccaGCCCTGTATGGCACTGCTCCCCTATCACTCTCTGTATgttctggttgtcacccagctttcccccaGCCCTGTATGGCACTGCTCTCCTATCACTCTATgttctggttgtcacccagctttcccccaGCCCTGTATGGCACTGCTCCCCTATCACTCTATGTATgttctggttgtcacccagctttcccccaGCCCTGTATGGCACTGCTCCCCTATCACTCTATgttctggttgtcacccagctttcccccaGCCCTGTATGGCACTGCTCTCCTATCACTCTATgttctggttgtcacccagcttcccCCCAGCCCTGTATGGCACTGCTCCCCTATCACTCTATGTAGgttctggttgtcacccagcttcccCCCAGCCCTGTATGGCACTGCTCCCCTATCACTCTATgttctggttgtcacccagctttcccccaGCCCTGTATGGCACTGCTCCCCTATCACTCTATGTAGgttctggttgtcacccagcttcccCCCAGCCCTTTATGGCACTGCTCCCCTATCACTCTATgttctggttgtcacccagcttccccccagcactgtatggcactgctcCCCTATCACTCTCTGTATgttctggttgtcacccagctttcccccaGCCCTGTATGGCACTGCTCCCCTATCAGTGTATGTATgttctggttgtcacccagctttcccccaGCCCTGTATGGCACTGCTCCCCTATCACTCTATGTATgttctggttgtcacccagctttcccccaGCCCTGTATGGCACTGCTCCCCTATCACTCTATGTATgttctggttgtcacccagctttcccccaGCCCTGTATGGCACTGCTCCCCTATCACTCTAGGTTCTGGTTGTCACCCAGTGTGTGACTTTCCCCGTCTCTCGCTGCAGCTGGCGGTGGGCCTCTCGTCTGTGTCCGCAGAGTCTCTGAGCGTCTGTGCCGATAGCGGCATTGTGCCTCAGCTCCTGGAGGAGCTCACCGGAGACGACATCCTGGTCAGGTCAGTGGGGTGCATACGTGACGGTGGCACAGGAGCGCCCCTGTGTATGTCAGTGCGTAGTATGGTGACCTGTGTTTGGTTTTCCAGGGTGACCTGTGTGGAAATGGTCTCTGCGCTGGCGGGCACACTTCATGGGCGCCAATATCTCGCCCGGCAAGGAACCATCGACAAGATATCGAATCTGATTGTTGGGGCCGACTCGGACCCCTTCTCCGGGTTCTATTTGCCAGGTGACTATCTTGGGGTTCTTCATGAGCTGCTTCTGCTCCGCTCCTCGGTCTCATCATGCCATCTGTGGTTTATAggattggtgaaattttttggaaatctggcgaTCATGGAGAGTCCGCAGCAGATCTGTGAGTATTACCCAGCATTCCTGCAGAAGGTTTTTCACATGGCGGAAGGTCACGAGACCACCATGATCGGCGTCGCTGTGGACACACTGGGGGTCTTGGGCTCCAACGTAGAAGGAAAGCAAGTCCTGCAGAAAACAGGTAAACATGCCGTCGGTGTACATTGGGGTAGGGGGGCTGCCATCAGTGTACATGGGGGTGTGGGGGGCTGCCATCAgtgtacatgggggagggggtgccGTCGGTGTACATGGGGGAGGGGTGGGTGCTTTGgtgtacatgggggagggggcGGGCTGCCGTCGgtgtacatgggggagggggcGGGCTGCCGTCGgtgtacatgggggagggggcGGGCTGCCGTCGgtgtacatgggggagggggcTGGACTTGCAGCATCCAGTGATTGGCTCGATGCACAGTCCGAACCATCTTATGTTGAACTGAAGACCAGAAGGCAGAGAGCAGCAGTGAGGGATCGGGGAGTGCATTGGTTTCACAGTCATAACAGCCATATCTTTTAAATAAAGCCATCCTtcggaagacccctttaaaccCACTATAACTATGTTAATAATGAAGGGGTGTGGTGCTCCATGGAGTCTTGGGGCCTGTCAAAAatgctgattagtgggggtcccttCCTTCCATTTTTTTGTCTCTCCCTTCCTTTTCACAGCTGCCCAGTCTCTGGCTCCTTCCTCGCGCCCCTCTGCCCTCTGGCTCCTTCCTCGCGCCCCTCTGCCCTCTGGCTCCTTCCTCGCGCCCCTCTGCCCTCTGGCTCCTTCCTCGCGCCCCTCTGCCCTCTGGCTCCTTCCTCGCGCCCCTCTGCCCTCTGGCTCCTTCCTCGCGCCCCTCTGCCCTCTGGCTCCTTCCTCGCACCCCTCTGCCCCCTGCCTCCTTCCTCGCTCCCCTCTGCCTTCTGGCTCCTTCCTCGCTCCCCTCTGCCCTCTGGCTCCTTTCTCGCTGCCCCTCTGGCTCCTTTCTCGCTGCCCCTCTGGCTCCTTTCTCGCTGCCCCCCTGGCTCCTTTCTCGCTGCCCCTCTGGCTCCTTTCTCGCTGCCCCTCTGGCTCCTTTCTCGCTGCCCCTCTGGCTCCTTTCTCGCTGCCCCTCTGGCTCCTTTCTCGCTGCCCCTCTGGCTCCTTTCTCGCTGCCCCTCTGGCTCCTTTCTCGCTGCCCCTCTGGCTCCTTTCTCGCTGCCCCTCTGGCTCCTTTCTCGCTGCCCCTCTGGCTCCTTTCTCGCTGCCCCCCTGGCTCCTTTCTCGCTGCCCCCCTGGCTCCTTTCTCGCTGCCCCCCTGGCTCCTTTCTCGCTGCCCCTCTGCCCCTCTGGCTCCTTTCTCGCTGC
The Bufo bufo chromosome 8, aBufBuf1.1, whole genome shotgun sequence genome window above contains:
- the PSMD5 gene encoding 26S proteasome non-ATPase regulatory subunit 5 — its product is MAESIEELLSALTGPGEPLEELKTLKTAALALPLSVLRERAPGLRLGPIFSLMNDRDTEQVTLCVAILERFLQASEPLHIARNYKEELQRGLYHPEEGVRLLAISQVGRIAESSEARTEILNNLELLKQLILCIGEDKIAVAKEAATSLARIARSAPGVQLLFGGNLLADLRSVMAVSDVVRYRVYELAVGLSSVSAESLSVCADSGIVPQLLEELTGDDILVRVTCVEMVSALAGTLHGRQYLARQGTIDKISNLIVGADSDPFSGFYLPGLVKFFGNLAIMESPQQICEYYPAFLQKVFHMAEGHETTMIGVAVDTLGVLGSNVEGKQVLQKTGTRFINVFKRIGHHASDGPTELRVRCLDAIASILFLPPDNHTEDLLAMAESWFRCLSTQPMEMFRSMASQPFPELHCRALKVFIAVANQPWAQRMMIESPGFMEYIVDRSVDLDKDSKDAKFELVKALINAKTTAQVFGNQHYLRLRAYHREGPYYVKAVCTVAVDGAE